One genomic region from Curtobacterium sp. 9128 encodes:
- a CDS encoding family 1 glycosylhydrolase — protein MTLGAFAPGTFTFVAGIEDTCVYPPARFDMLPLDEHELTGHDDAWRSDLDVVASLGATALRYGVDWPRVHLAPGVFDWAVLDERLSYAASLGLTVIADLVHYGTPTWLEDSFADPAYPAAVASFAGAFAARYAGVVDHMTPLNEPITTASFAGLRGVWPPALTGWDGWTRVVLGIATGFQQTVAAVRSANPDAVIVHVEASSLYTTDSSALADEADLLEAIGWIPTDLVTGRVTPDHPSHDWLVEHGASRAALAELVDGAVTIDLLGVNYYPDLSPRRLVDGPDGTVQQAYDRWSDGLVESLTRFADRYGLPMIVTETSIEGDDAVRESWVRDSIAAVRTLAAAGVDVRGWTWWPVFDFVDWSYASGGRNVEEFAVAPELVADRIAAGAKTPYLRRMGLVRLDEQPDGSLARVPTGAADVYRELAAVRDTAPVDDAR, from the coding sequence GTGACCCTCGGGGCATTCGCGCCGGGGACCTTCACCTTCGTCGCCGGCATCGAGGACACCTGCGTGTACCCACCGGCGCGGTTCGACATGCTGCCGCTCGACGAGCACGAGCTGACCGGGCACGACGATGCCTGGCGGAGCGACCTGGACGTCGTCGCATCGCTCGGCGCGACGGCGCTCCGCTACGGGGTCGACTGGCCGCGCGTCCACCTCGCACCAGGGGTCTTCGACTGGGCGGTGCTCGACGAGCGACTGTCGTACGCCGCGTCCCTCGGGCTCACCGTGATCGCCGACCTGGTGCACTACGGCACGCCGACCTGGCTCGAAGACTCGTTCGCCGATCCGGCGTACCCGGCCGCGGTCGCCTCCTTCGCGGGGGCGTTCGCCGCCAGGTACGCCGGGGTCGTCGACCACATGACCCCGCTCAACGAGCCGATCACGACCGCTTCGTTCGCGGGGCTCCGCGGGGTGTGGCCACCGGCGCTCACCGGGTGGGACGGATGGACCCGGGTCGTGCTCGGCATCGCGACGGGGTTCCAACAGACGGTCGCCGCGGTCCGGTCCGCGAACCCGGACGCCGTCATCGTGCACGTCGAGGCATCGTCGCTCTACACGACGGACTCCTCGGCGCTCGCCGACGAGGCCGATCTGCTCGAGGCGATCGGCTGGATCCCGACCGACCTCGTCACGGGCCGGGTGACGCCTGACCACCCGTCCCACGACTGGCTCGTCGAGCACGGCGCATCCAGGGCAGCCCTCGCCGAGCTCGTCGACGGCGCCGTCACGATCGACCTCCTCGGCGTGAACTACTACCCGGACCTCTCGCCGCGGCGACTCGTCGACGGGCCGGACGGCACCGTGCAGCAGGCGTACGACCGCTGGTCCGACGGCCTCGTCGAGTCGCTGACCCGGTTCGCTGATCGGTACGGCCTGCCGATGATCGTCACCGAGACCTCGATCGAGGGAGACGACGCGGTCCGCGAATCCTGGGTCCGCGACTCGATCGCCGCGGTCCGGACGCTCGCGGCCGCAGGTGTCGACGTCCGCGGATGGACGTGGTGGCCGGTGTTCGACTTCGTGGACTGGTCGTACGCATCGGGCGGTCGGAACGTCGAGGAGTTCGCCGTCGCACCGGAGCTGGTCGCCGACCGGATCGCCGCCGGGGCGAAGACCCCGTACCTGCGGCGGATGGGGCTCGTCCGGCTCGACGAGCAACCGGACGGGTCGCTCGCGCGGGTCCCGACCGGTGCTGCCGACGTCTACCGGGAGCTCGCCGCCGTCCGCGACACCGCGCCCGTGGATGACGCTCGATGA
- a CDS encoding peroxiredoxin-like family protein, whose protein sequence is MPAPSIAAQVDTFNEGFTEQIGPELSAVFDGEQEDLRTAGVPETAIGEGDVFPDAELLTATGDAQGLRDARGDGVSVLVFYRGAWCPYCNLTLRTYQQELLPALRERGVSLVAISPQTPEASEQAVANGELEFAVLSDVGNALAERIGIVTEPSADARRAHTALGFDVADSNADATARIPFPSVFVLDADGVVRFADVKVDYTTRTEVATILDAVERATR, encoded by the coding sequence ATGCCAGCACCGTCCATCGCAGCGCAGGTCGACACGTTCAACGAGGGGTTCACCGAGCAGATCGGGCCGGAGCTCTCAGCGGTGTTCGACGGTGAGCAGGAGGATCTGCGAACTGCCGGGGTGCCGGAGACGGCCATCGGCGAGGGCGATGTCTTCCCGGACGCCGAGCTCCTGACGGCGACCGGAGACGCGCAGGGCCTCCGGGACGCGCGTGGGGACGGCGTGAGCGTCCTCGTGTTCTACCGGGGCGCGTGGTGCCCCTACTGCAACCTGACGCTCCGGACCTACCAGCAGGAGCTGCTGCCGGCCCTGCGCGAGCGCGGAGTCTCCCTGGTCGCGATCTCGCCGCAGACGCCGGAGGCGTCCGAGCAGGCGGTCGCGAACGGCGAGCTCGAGTTCGCCGTGCTGTCCGACGTCGGCAACGCGCTCGCCGAACGCATCGGGATCGTCACCGAGCCGAGTGCCGACGCGCGGCGGGCGCACACCGCGCTCGGGTTCGACGTCGCGGACAGCAATGCCGACGCGACCGCTCGGATCCCGTTCCCGTCCGTGTTCGTCCTCGACGCCGACGGAGTGGTGCGGTTCGCCGACGTCAAGGTCGACTACACCACGAGGACCGAGGTCGCCACGATCCTCGACGCCGTCGAGCGCGCGACGAGGTAG
- a CDS encoding carbohydrate ABC transporter permease, whose product MSTEAGVRRSLRRTGLACTGSLVKWVYLGIGLVFALVPFIWMVSGSFRSEADLFGHPASLFPTSITLHGYTGVWQQLPFLRLLLNSFVFTVVTTVLTLLFDSMCAYALARMRFVGRNVAFVLVIATLMVPFQVTLIPVFVELFHLGWLNTYQGLIIPRATSAFGIFLFRQFFVDIPTELDEAARIDGAGHWRIYWQVVLPLAKPAIATVAVLNGMALWNDLLWPLVVTTSNDMLTLPAGLTLFGGAHVTDHAVLLAGAVISLLPIALGFFFAQKFFVAGVATTGLK is encoded by the coding sequence ATGTCGACTGAGGCCGGCGTCCGCCGGTCCCTGCGACGCACCGGCCTCGCATGCACCGGGTCCCTCGTGAAGTGGGTGTACCTCGGCATCGGACTCGTGTTCGCGCTCGTGCCGTTCATCTGGATGGTCAGCGGGTCGTTCCGCTCCGAGGCCGACCTGTTCGGTCACCCCGCCAGCCTGTTCCCGACCAGCATCACCCTGCACGGCTACACCGGCGTCTGGCAGCAGCTGCCGTTCCTCCGGCTCCTGCTCAACTCGTTCGTCTTCACGGTCGTGACCACTGTGCTGACGCTGCTGTTCGACTCGATGTGTGCGTACGCCTTGGCCCGGATGCGGTTCGTCGGCCGGAACGTGGCGTTCGTGCTCGTCATCGCGACGCTCATGGTGCCGTTCCAGGTGACCCTGATCCCGGTGTTCGTGGAGCTGTTCCACCTCGGGTGGCTCAACACGTACCAGGGCCTCATCATCCCGCGGGCCACCAGTGCGTTCGGCATCTTCCTGTTCCGGCAGTTCTTCGTCGACATCCCGACCGAGCTCGACGAGGCCGCCCGCATCGACGGCGCTGGACACTGGCGGATCTACTGGCAGGTCGTCCTGCCGCTCGCGAAGCCCGCCATCGCGACCGTCGCCGTGCTGAACGGGATGGCGCTGTGGAACGACCTGCTCTGGCCACTCGTCGTGACGACCTCGAACGACATGCTGACGCTCCCGGCCGGGCTGACGCTGTTCGGGGGAGCGCACGTGACCGACCACGCGGTGCTGCTCGCCGGCGCCGTGATCTCGCTGCTGCCCATCGCCCTCGGGTTCTTCTTCGCGCAGAAGTTCTTCGTGGCGGGTGTCGCGACGACGGGGTTGAAGTGA
- a CDS encoding GAF domain-containing serine/threonine-protein kinase yields the protein MPPLDDQGQEATLLAGRYRLESVIGQGGMSVVHRAWDEVLHRPVAVKVFHAGTVDIARQETEQGVLASLQHHNLVSLLDAGVVDDHEGRHRRFIVMALVTGQDLEARLAVGPLASRHIAEIGFDMAEALDYIHARGVVHRDIKPSNILLVDYGNGSDRARASLTDFGIALAEGVERLTADGVTTGTAAYLSPEQASGSDVGPASDVYSLGLVLLQCFTRRREFPGSLVESAVARLSRDPVVPDPLPAHWSGLLSAMTARDPASRPTGAALVASLRDVVIADSSSADRVVEPTTPVPPRPAESGRPTTLDVLPEEALRRTTAMAARLFDAPIALVEALDEDREWSQSYIADGVDDAAQHISFRNGFAPVAVPVVIPDGSTHPEMRDSPLVTGPLGIRFYVSVPLLRHDGAPIGTLAVLDTRARTATEADLANLRDLAALAVAQLELRQESLRSTSDALPLVPGPPAPDGPVAQA from the coding sequence ATGCCCCCGCTGGACGATCAAGGCCAGGAGGCCACGCTCCTCGCCGGGCGGTACCGCCTGGAGTCCGTCATCGGTCAGGGCGGCATGTCCGTCGTCCACCGCGCATGGGACGAGGTCCTGCACCGCCCCGTCGCGGTGAAGGTGTTCCACGCCGGCACGGTCGACATCGCGCGTCAGGAGACGGAGCAGGGCGTCCTGGCGTCCCTGCAGCACCACAACCTCGTGAGCCTGCTCGACGCAGGCGTCGTCGACGACCACGAGGGCCGCCACCGCCGGTTCATCGTGATGGCGCTCGTGACCGGACAGGACCTCGAGGCGCGTCTGGCCGTCGGGCCACTGGCGTCCCGGCACATCGCCGAGATCGGCTTCGACATGGCGGAAGCGCTCGACTACATCCACGCACGCGGCGTCGTCCACCGCGACATCAAGCCGTCGAACATCCTGCTCGTGGACTACGGCAACGGCTCGGACCGCGCCAGGGCCAGCCTGACCGACTTCGGGATCGCCCTCGCCGAGGGGGTCGAACGGCTGACGGCCGACGGCGTGACCACCGGGACGGCCGCCTACCTCAGCCCGGAGCAGGCGAGCGGGTCCGACGTCGGACCCGCGAGCGACGTGTACTCCCTCGGACTGGTCCTGCTCCAGTGCTTCACACGACGGCGGGAGTTCCCCGGGTCGCTCGTCGAGTCGGCGGTCGCCCGGCTGTCCCGTGACCCGGTGGTCCCTGATCCCCTGCCGGCACACTGGAGCGGACTCCTCTCCGCGATGACCGCGCGGGATCCCGCATCGCGGCCGACGGGGGCTGCGCTCGTGGCGTCGCTCCGGGACGTCGTGATCGCCGACTCCTCGAGCGCCGACCGCGTGGTCGAGCCGACGACACCCGTGCCGCCTCGACCCGCCGAGAGCGGCCGTCCGACGACGCTCGACGTCCTGCCGGAGGAAGCCCTCCGGCGCACCACCGCCATGGCCGCCCGACTCTTCGACGCACCGATCGCGCTGGTCGAGGCGCTCGACGAGGACCGGGAGTGGTCGCAGTCGTACATCGCGGACGGCGTGGACGACGCCGCCCAGCACATCAGCTTCCGGAACGGGTTCGCCCCGGTCGCGGTCCCGGTGGTGATCCCCGACGGCTCGACCCACCCGGAGATGCGCGACAGCCCGCTCGTCACCGGCCCCCTCGGTATCCGCTTCTACGTCAGCGTCCCGTTGCTGCGGCACGACGGAGCCCCGATCGGGACCCTCGCGGTGCTCGACACGCGGGCCAGGACCGCGACCGAGGCCGACCTCGCGAACCTGCGGGACCTCGCGGCGCTGGCGGTCGCGCAGCTCGAACTCCGACAGGAGTCCCTCCGCTCCACCAGCGACGCGCTCCCGCTCGTGCCCGGTCCACCCGCACCGGATGGACCGGTCGCCCAGGCCTGA